From Demequina capsici:
CCGTACCAGTCGGCGGTCCCCGCCCGGATCGCAGACCTGGACCCGCTCGTCGCCCTGCCGGCCACGTCGATCGAAGCAGTGTCCGCGGCCGCCGTCGAGATCAGCGCGTTCGACCGGGAAGCCTCCGCCCTGCCAGTGCCGATGCCCACCGTCCTGCTGCGCACCGAGTCCGCGTCGAGCTCCCAGATCGAGCACCTGACGGCGAACTCCCGCAACCTGGCCGTCGCCGCGCTCGGGGAGACAGCCGGGCAGAACGCCGAGCTCGTAGCGGACAACGCTTCCGCGATGACCCGCGCGCTCGACAGCGACGGGCCAGTCACCCGCGACCAGATCCTCGAGATCCACCGCGTCCTGATGGAACGGTCCGACCCTGACATCGCCGGCCAGTTCCGACGCGAGCCCGTGTGGATCGGCAGCCCGAACCTGTCGCCGCACGGCGCCGACTTCATCGCGCCCCGCTGGGAACGCATCGACGTGTGCGTCGACGACCTCGCGGCGTTCGCCGCCCGGACGGACGTCAACGGGCTCGTGCAGGCTGCGATCGTCCACGCGCAGTTTGAGACGATCCACCCGTTCGCGGACGGCAACGGCCGTACTGGACGCGCGATCGTGCACACCCTGCTGCGCGACGCCGGCTACACCCAGCATGCGACGGTGCCGATCTCGTCCGGGCTGCTCGGCGACGTCGACGGCTACTTCCGTGCCCTGTCGGCGTACCGCGACGGGGATCCCGCTCCGATCGTCGACACGTTCGCAGCCTCGACGCTGCGCGCCGTCGCCAATGGACGCACCCTCGCCGCGCAGACCAGTTCCATCCACGAGCAGTGGAAGGCGCGCATCAAGGCGCGCTCCGACTCCGGTGCGTGGCGTCTCGCCGACCACCTGTTCGCGCAGCCCGTCGTGAACTCCACCCACGTCGCAAGGTTCCTCGGCTCGTCCCCGCAGGGCGCGTTCAACGCGATCAACACGCTCGTCGAGGCGGGCGTCCTCACCCAGTCCAGCCGTGATCGCCGCAACCAGCTGTGGCAGGCGAAGGACGTGCTCGACGTGATGGACGAGTTCGCGGCCCGCGCGCAAAGACGCGTCCGCTGAACCACCCCCTTCCCCCCTGTCACACGCCGCCGGTAGCGTCGGCTCATGGCACGTGCGCTGCACTCTCGTGAGGAGCTCGCCCGCTTCTTCATCAACACCGTCGAAGCGCACACATGACGATGTCGAGAATCACCACGACGACGATGATTAGCACCATGAATATGTGTGTTACTGATCTTCACATGCACAACCGCACTCGTTATACTCATAAACATGGCAATTAAAACGTCAACGACGGTAGAGCTTGAGGAGGCCCTCGGCAAGCAGATTCGACGTGCCCGGCTCCGCCTCGACATCGACCAGGCCACCCTCGCGGACCGTGCCAGCATCTCCGTCGGCGCGCTCCGCAACCTCGAAGCCGGCAAGGGCGCCCGCCTCACCACGCTTGTGCGCGTGCTGCGCTCTCTCGACCTCGAGGACTGGCTGCTCACCCTCGAACCTGAGCCCGAGATCGGGCCGCTCGACCGACTCCGCGGCATCGACCAAGTCGTCGAGCCGAAGCGCGCATCGAAGAAGAAGGCCCGCACCGTCACGTCCGACAAGAGCGCGAAGCCTGTGACGTACCGCCTCACGCCGAACAGCCACCCCTCGGACAAGGTCCGCGGCTGATGGCCGACTACACGCACGTCGACCTCCTCGGCATCCACGCGTGGGGCCGACGGGTCGGAGTCCTCACCGCATCCGAGCGCGCCCGCGGCGCCTACGTGTTCCAGTACGACCCCGACTGGCTCACCACCAGCATCGAACTCGCCCCCCTGCTCATGGCGCGGGGCGCCGGCACCGGGCGCGGACGCGACACGTTCCTGTTCCCCACGGACCAGTACAACGACATCACGTTCAAGGGCCTGCCGCCGATGCTCGCCGACTCGCTGCCCGACGCGTTCGGCAACACCCTCATCGACGCGGCGCTGCGCGAGGGAGGGATCGACGGTGAGGCGACCGCGCTGGATCGGCTTGCGTACATGGGCAGCCGGACGATGGGCGCGCTCACGTTCGAGCCCGCCGGCGATCCTCCCGCCGATCCGGCGACCGCGATCGACCTGCGCGAGCTCGTCGAGACAGCACGCGCCACCGTCAGCGGAGACCTCTCCACGGAGGACGGCACGTCGGCGGCGTTGAAGCACCTGCTTCAGGTCGGCACGTCCGCGGGCGGCGCCCGCCCCAAGGCTGTCGTCGCTTTCAACCCTGACACGGTCGAGCTGCGGGCCGGGAATATCGACTTGGATGTGCCTGGCTTCCAGCAGTGGCTCCTCAAGTTCGACGGGGTCGGGAAGCGGACGTCGACGTCGACCGGCCAGCGGCTCGGCGATCCACGCGGCTACACGCGCATCGAGCAGGCGTACTACCTCATGGCCCGCGCGGCGGGCTTGAACGTGCCAGAGACCGCGCTGCTCGAGGAAGGCGGTCGCGCGCACTTCATGATCCGCCGTTTCGACCGGACCGACACGGACGAGCGTCTCCACCAGCAGTCGCTGTGTGGTCTCACCGGCTTGGACTTCAACCTGCAGCCCGACGAGGCGGGCCGCGGCAACCGCTACGAGGACTACTTCGCGACGCTGACCAGGATGGGCGTCGACAGCGACGCGGACCGTCGTGAAGCGTTCCGGCGTCTCGTGTTCAACGTGCTCGCATCGAACAACGACGACCACACGAAGAACTTCGCGTTCCTCATGGACTCGACTGGCGCATGGTCGCTCGCCCCCGCCTACGACCTCACCTACTCGTACAGCCCTGAAAGCCTGTGGGTGTCGTCGCATCTGATGTCTGTCGGTGGCAAGCGCGCCGGGATCACGCGACGCGACCTGATGGACTTCGCGGACCGGCAGGATGTGCCGGGCGCCGCGTCGATCATCGACCAGGTCGAGGACGCGGTCGCGCACTGGGACGTGCAGGCCGCAGAGGCGGGAGTCTCGGCGGCGAACGTTGCGATGGTGGGCGACCGGCTCGACGCCGTGACCGCCGAGGCCCGCGCATGAGCGACGGTGACGGGGCGGTCATGGCGGCCGCACGCACGTACCTCTCCCGGTAACGGCACCGAGCCAGGCTCGATTGGCGGTCGAGTTTGTTACGTTCCCTTTCGCGGCGGTGCAACGTAACAAACTCTGCTTCCCCAACGATGAGGAGATTCGGCGACTCGACCCCGAACGGGCCGCGGCGCTCCAGCGGGAGCACTGGACGGCTCGTTAAGAGCCCCGCTCCCGGAGCGAGCCTTGTTCGAGCACCTCAGCTGGCTGCTCGTGCTGCGGCGACGCGTTCGGCTGCCTTGCCGGGGTCGGTGTCGAACACCACGGTCTCGCCCGCGTCGATCTTGCGGCGCTTCTCCCGTTCGATCTCGCGGTAGACGGTCGCGCGGCCGATGTTGAACAGTTCCGCGAGCTCGCCCTGCGTGTGCTCCCCCGTCGCGTGCATCTCGACGAGGTGCTTGCGCTGCGCGGCGGTGAGCTTCGGCTTCCGGCCCTTGAGCCGGCCCTTCGCCTTCGCGACGGCCATCCCCTCGCGGGTGCGGGCACGGATCAGGTCGGCTTCGAACTCGGCGACCATGCCCAGGACGTTGAACAGGAGCCGGCCGACCGGGTCGTTCGGGTCGTGCACGGATCCGCCGAGGGACAGGGCCACCTGCTTGCGGGTGAGCTCGTCGACGATGTCACGTGCGTCCGGCAGGCTGCGGGCGAGGCGGTCGAGTTTCGTGACGACGAGCGTGTCGCCCGCCCGCACCGCCGCGAGAGCCTTCTCCAACTCCGGGCGAGCCCGGTTCGTACCCGTCAAACCGTGGTCGACGTAGATGTCCGCCTCAGCGACACCAAGCGCCGTGAGCGCATTCCTCTGCGCCGTGACGTCCTGGTCGACCGTGGAGACTCGTGCATACCCGATCAGCATGAACCCACTGTCTCAGAAGGGGGCGACAAACGGGCTCAGCGGGTCGGGATCATCGGAGTCTGCACACGCGCGCACTCTTGTGCGTCGCCGTGCATGGCGCGTACTCTTGAGTCATGAAGATGCTCCTCGAACTCGACCTCCCCGCGGGATCAACCATGCTCGTCGAGGACGGTGCGACCCTAGAGGCTTCGCTGAACGAGGAGCTCTCGGCAGCGTTCGCGACAATCCTGGCATCCACGCCGGACTACTCGAGCGTCCCCCAGGATGACCTGGACGTGATGGTCGCGGAGTCCGGCCTCGACGCCGCCTCGCAGTCGCAGGTGCGCGCCTCCTGGGCCGAACCGAAGAAGCTCGCGCTCGCGCAGCAGGCGCGTGACGCCGAATCACTCGCCATGACCGCCCGTGCCGCACTCACCATCGCGGAAGCAGCCGACCGTGAAGGCGTGAGCAGGTCCACCGTGTCCCGACGCATCCAGCGGCGTGAGCTCCTCACGGTCGCCGGCGCCCGCGGACGCGTGCTCCTGCCGCTGTGGCAGTTCACGCAGAAGGGGCCGCTTCCCGGTTTGGAGGAGATCATCCCGTCTCTCCTCGGCGCCGATCCGGTCGGTGTGACGAACCTCGTCGCGGCGCCTCAGGAACTTCTCGGCGGCGCGTCGATCGTCGCGTGGCTCACCGACGGCGGGGACGTCACTCCGGTGCGCGACATCGTGGAGGCCGAAGCTCGGTGGTGAAGGTCCCGCAGAAGCCGGGCGCCCTCTCGTTCGAGCCAGCCGATCTCATGACGTATGACGGTCCGCTGTGGCGCATCGTCCGCACGACCGGCCTGTACACGCACGCCTGGAACGACGGTCGTGCTTGGGGTCCGCTCCCCGCCATGCGCTGGGATCCGCACCATCCTCCCGCTTCGGGTCAGCCTGACCGGGCCGTCCTCTACATGGCGACGACCGTCAAGGCCGCGGTCGCAGAGGCGTGGGCTAGGAAGCGCCGCATCGACGTCCGCACCGGCTCCCCCATCGTCGTCCGAGCCACACCGGCCCAGCCGCTCGACCTGCTCGACCTCACCGGCGACTGGCCGATCAGGAACGGCGGCGGCGCATCACTGCCGCATGCACCCCTCCCCGTATGCCGCACTTGGGCGCGGGCGATCCTCGACGCCCGGCCGGACCTTGACGGCTTGTACTCGTCGTCGACGATGACGGGCGTGAACGTGACGCTGTTCCCTGCTGGCATCGCGAAGCTGCCGAGCTCGCCAGACATGGCCGCCCCCGCCATCGACGTGAAGGTGCGGGCGCTGCTCGAGGCGATCGCTTCCGAAATCGGCTACGTGTCGGACGCGCGACCAGCGCCGGGACCCTCGGGCCAATAGGCGCCCCTTCACCGGGCACCGTTTCGGGCAGACCTATCGGGCACCCTGACTTCGTGCTCACCGGCCGCCACCAATGCTTGCTCCCCGGGAAGCCCGATAGGCGATCGGCTAACGGACACATGGCGGGAAGACCGCGGAGCGCGGTGCCCCTGTCTGCCAATGAACCACGGCCGTCCAACGCGCACGGGTGCTGTGGACCGTGTCAGGGGTGTGAAGTAGTGTGTGAAGCATGGCAAATCGAGAGCACTTCCGCCCATTTACAGGGGCGAGTGGACGCAAGATAGAGCTTGCCAACCCGCCGCTGGCGCTCGTGCTGGTCCAGATCCGCTGGCCCGAGCATGCGCGGTTGGCGCGAGACTTCGAGACGCTCGCTTTGGATTTCGGGGCGCGGCTCGAGGACTTCCCCCTGTTTGAGCGTCGCAATGAGCAGGGCATAGAGATCACGCCGCAGGGTGTCAGGCAGTTCAGCGGCGACTCCGCCTTCCAGTGGCAGACAATCGACGAAGTATGGACTGTGAGTCTTACGCGCCACTTTGTGACGGTTCACTGCATTCGGCATGCCGGCTACGGGTTTGGGGAGTTGAAGGCGCACCTGGAGCGCGTCGTTGGTCTCGTTTCGGACGTGCTGCAGGTCAAGAGCGTGAACCGCGTTGGCCTGCGCTACGTCAATCGCTTGTCGTCCCCTACAGTCCTTGCGCGTCTTCACGAGGCATTCAAACCGGAGGTCCTTGGATACTCGCGACTGCAATGTGGTGAGGACGTCGCGCTTGCGCAGACCATGAGTCAGGCACTGTACGAGGTCGACGATGTCAAGCTCCAGTCGCGTTCGGGCACCCTCGGCCCGGGTCAGACGGTCGATCCGTCCGTTGCGCCGCTCACTGACGAATCCTGGGTCCTCGATATTGACGCTTCGGTCGAACGCAAGGCGATTTTCGACGCGAGCGAAATCATGGCGACTGTGAGCCGTCTTGCGGATGTCGACTACGACTTCTTCACTCTGGTCGTGGAGGAAGGCGCCGAAGCCATCCTGGAGGGAGCGGACTGATGCGGGCTCTTACCGCATCAACGAGCCTGGGCATGACGGGTGCCATGGCGCTTTTCAGCGTCTGGCCCGGAGTGATGGAGTCCGCGGTCTATGAAGCTCCTGCAATGCATGACGTGGAGTTCCATGCGGATTGGATGATGACCTCCGGTGGGCAGACGTCCACGTCGGGCGTCTTCATCGGCCTGCGCGCGGAGACTGACGTACCAGATGGTGCTGCGATGGCTCAACAACTGAAGGACGAGTCAGGGCTTACGGCGGATCAACTTGGCAAGATGCTCGGTGTCACACGTCGGTCTGTGCACAACTGGGCCGCTGGTGCCGCGATTGCACCCAAGCACCAGGCGCGGCTGCAGCAACTCCACGATCTCGTGTTTGAGCTCGAGGCGACGAACCTTGCAGAACGGAGAGACATCCTCCTCGACTCCGCCACGGGCCCGAGCCTGTATCGGCAGTTCGCGGATGGCACCACTCGGGCGGCCCGTGTCGAGTACCCCGTCCCGATGATTGAGCGGTTCGCGTAGTTCAATGGGGCTTGAGGAGGAGTCGTCGCGGTTGGTCTGGGCAAGCGCTGCTCAGGGCGACATTCTCGCCTTCAGCGAAGTTCACTTCCTCGAAGGGCCGTCCGGGCCGCCTGAAAAGTATCTTCCGGAGGTCGGCATCGCGCTGATGAGCCAGACTTGCGACCTCGTCAGGGGTCGGCCGGAAGATCGTGTACTCATAGCGCCTGTCCGACATGCGCTCGACGCTGCGGAGTGGTCGGCCATCAAGCGCGGCCAGAAGCCGCTCCTGGTGCTCGTGGGTGAGAATCTGGACCTTGTCGCTGAAGTGGACCGAATGGTCTCAGTACCGCGCTCACGGCTCGGGGACACGCAAGTCATTGACCGCACGTGTACGAAGCAGAGCGGCAAAGATGCTGCGCTGCTCGCGGCGAGGATAGCCCGCGCTCTCTCTCGCTTCGCCTTCCCGGACCTCGTCCACCAGGCTCTTCGACGCCTGCAGAAGAAGATCCAACTGGGCTATGGGAAGACCACCTTCTTCGCTCAGACGCTCGAAGTGATCGACGAGTTTCGAGTTGCGAGCGCTGGATGGGAGAACCCGGCCTCGGACCTGACGCTTTACGCGATCATCGGCGCCGAAGCGCTGCCTGATGCAGCATCGGCGCCGCGGGGCTGGGTGTGGCAACCGTCCACAGTCGCAGGGCTCAAACCGAGCGAGCACCCGGACCACATCAAGCTTGAGCGAGTGTCGGAGCTCATCGTTATCAACATCGACGCGCGCAACGATGCCGCGCTCGTCCACTTGTGGCAGAAGTGGCAGGAGCTGCTCCAGGTCGAGTGCCTGGGCCCCGACTCGAGCGATTCGGCCTCGGTAGAACTCGTAGTTGTCTCGGGCGACGATCTCCGTTACTCCGAGTTCGTGAGCACGCAGCCGCTCGACTTCTCGACCCTATCTCTGCTTGCCGGGGCAGGTGAGAAGTAGTCTCGTTGCCGCGCGTTGGTCGCACGCCAATCAGAAGCGCCCGGGCCTGCCCCACGATCGATTGACTGGGGTGGTCAGGCCGCGAGGGCGACCTGTTGGGTAGCGCAGTCGGCGACATGGTGGAGTTCTGTAGCCGACGCACCTCTGGCGGTTGCTCCGGGCTGACCCAGGTGGGTTTGCCGGCGCCCGAGTAACCCGCTTGCTCGGCTGACGCTTCTGCATTCCCAAACCAACCGCGGTTCCGTCGTCTTGCGACGCGCCAATCAGTCGGGCCGCTGGAGGTGGCGCGGCTTCGCTTCATACAAATGCCGATCGATCACGAGCGCCTTCACCTTCCGGGATCCGATTGTCGTGTTCCGGAGGTAACGGGTGGCATTGCCGTCGAATGCGATCCCCTTCAACGCGTAGACCACTGCTGATGCGCCGGGCCATCCAAGCAGGTCGGCCACGACGTTCGGCTCGAACTTGACCACGTCCGTCCGCCCGCCTGGTATGTGCACGAAGCCAAAGCTGCCGATCCTCAATGCGCCAGGCCTTGGATCGTCGAGGTCGAGCGTGGCGCGCCCCGACTCGACGCAACCTCGAATGCATGCCAGCACGGTGCTGGCGTCGGAGCCGAGCGCCACCCGGGTCGACGTCTGCTCGAGACCGTTCGGGGTCCATGCCGGAGATGGCGCAAGTAGGGGCTCCATCGAGACCCACACCTGACGTGCGCTTGCGAAGCGCTTCAGGCCGCGCGTGACTCCTGTGAGGTCGCTCACACGCACTCGCCTTCCACCGTCGTGGAAGACCCACTCTGCGCCGTCGGTGTAGATCAGATTCGACAGGCGTGACAGCTCGGCGTACTGGCGGTGGTTCGGGTTGCTGGGGCGCCACTCGAACGGCTCGAGGCCTGCGTTACGCGCCTTGACTTCGACGAAGCCCACTTGTCGGTCGTTGATGTACACCGCGAAGTCGGGCCGTCGGCTCAGTACCTCGATGTTGAACTCGGGAGTGACGGCGATGGCGCACCCTGTGATCTGCTCGAGTGCATCCTTGAGAAACGCCGCGACGGGCACCGCCACTTGTCGTTCTGGCTGGCTGTTCGCATGCGTCAGGTTGTCATCGATCCACCTGAGCATGCGCGCATAGATGGGCGCGACTTCGTTCGCCGTCACGGTCAGACCTCCTTCGAGCAGGGCAGGGCTTTGGCTGGCGCGACGATGACCGGCGCAAGGGCGATGCGGTTGCGACCAGTGGAGTGCATGCACCCCATGGACGTCGTCGGCGAACAGCATGTCAGCGGGGGGAGACACGAAGCGTCGCCATGTGGCGTGAGGCCAGAATGAAGATTCCCGTCAACCGTCGCGGGCGACGAGGACCAACGAGTTTCGTCTGATCCGCATGGGAGGCAGGCTCCAAGTCCCGGCGTGCGGAGCGAGGAAGGTGCCCCGGCGTCGCACCAGTCCACGTCCAAGCGAGGGGCCAGCCGCCTTCGGGCGAGTGCCGTTCCGAGACTCGCGGGCCAGGCTGCAGGCGGCGGGAGCGGCGCGCATCGACCTGCGGATCCTGCGCGGCGGTCAGCGACATCGGAAGGCTTCGCTGCCGGCACGGGCCCCGCCCCGCAGCCCACAGGGCCGAGCAGTGGCACCGCAGTCTGCACGCGATCACCTCGCGCTCCCGCGAGAAGCAAGGACCAAGACGCGGGAGGCTGAACTCCCTCGAACCCCTCAAGACCTGGGGAAAAACGGCGTCAAAATGCCGGGACATTTCCCCCCATTTCTTGACGGGTTTTCTACGCGGTGTGCGCCGCAACCGACCCGGATCGCTGGTGACGGGTCGAGGCATCTTCGTTCGTCCGTGTCCTCAGGGGCGAAGGACGCTCGCGCGTTTCGCCTCCCCAAGCCCTCGGGAAAGCAAGGACTCGGTCGAGCATCGGAATCGTACTTTCCCGGGCTTGTTTCCTGCAGGCGAGGCTTGCCCCGACGGCAATGTGCCGTCGACATCGCAGAGTGCAATCGCAGCAACGCTCACCGTTCCAGCGTCGGGGTCGCCCATCAGCCCCGGGGGCCGCACTTCTTGCCGACTGTGGGTTCGAAACGCCGGGGCCGGTTGCATCGGGCGAGGTGGGGATCCTCACGGGCTCGCGACCTCGCCATTTGCGTCAGCCAGGTCTGGGGGCCCACCTGATTTCAGTCGGCATCGACGATGCGGTTCGGGTCAACCGCGGCGTAATATTTGCGGGTCGTAGCGACCTCACCATGTCCGACGGCTGCGGCGACCTTCTCCATGGGTACCCCCTGCAGTGCGCGGTTTGTTACGTAGGTGCTGCGGAGGGCGTGCGGGGTCCAACCCGCGAGCTCCGTGTCGGCGAGCCGCTTGCGCCAGGTGGCGTGCACGGTGTGGGGAGACAGCCAGCCGCCCTTCTCTCCGGAGAACACGCGAATCTTCTCTGGTCCCGCTTGGGTGCGCCGGCGTTCGAGCATGTTGCGGACAGTGGAGTTCTTGGTGCGGACAGTTCTATTCCCCCTGCTTGTCTTCGCCATGTCTTGTCTTCTGGCGCCGCCTCGCACCGCGGACACGACGGTGCCGGAGATGCTCACGATCACGGCGTCTTCGTCGAAGGTGATGTCTGACCAGCGGAGAGCGAGAACCTCCCCAACGCGCGCCCCAATGCTCTGCTGCAGTACCGCTGCGTCAGACTCGGTGGAAGGGAAGCGGATCGTGTTGCCGTCCATATCCGTGGCGCGTTCCATCAGGCAGAGAATGAGGATGCGCAGTTGATCAGGGGTGAGCGCGCGCGGCGCTGGGCGTCGCTTCGGAGGGGCAGCGCGCAACCCTGCAGTGGGGTCGCGGTCGATCACACCGTCGGCGAGCGCGCGCCGCATGGCTGCGACCACGACGGTTTGCGCGAGCCGGTGGCTGGTAGGAACACCCTCATACGCCTCGCGCATGAGGGCGCCAAGTTTTGACGGCGTGAGGTCATGCAGAGGCGCGTCGCCCGCCGTCGCGATGATCCGCTTGACTGCACTGCGATAGTTCACGAGCGACTGCTCACGCACGTGCCCCTCAGCGGTGACGGCCTCGAGGTGGGTGCGGATCATCGCGCCGAGAGTGATGGTCGACGCGGCTGCGGGTCCGGCGACGGATGCGTCCAGCAGTTGCTGGGCCGCGGACTGTGCGCGGGCCCGTGCTTGGCCTCGCGTCGGCGCCGACCGGCTGACAGATCTCTTGGCGCCGCTCCACAGGCGCACATGCGCGATCGTCGTGTACGCGCCCGTCGCGGTGCGCTCGGACCGGTCAGTGAGGGTGATCTGACCCGGCAGCAGTTCGCGCCCGCGCACTACGCCACTGCCACCCGGTCAAGCCACGCCTGGATGTCCGAGGGGCGGTAGCGGATGGCGCCGCGGCTGAGACGCAGGTGGGGAGGGGCGCCGTGCTCCGGCTGCTTCCTTGGGTCGGCGCGCCAGCCTTCAAGGGTCCTCGGGCTCAAGTGGAGGAGGGCCGCCGCGCCGCGCGTGTCGAGCAGCGGCTCGGAGAGTGCATGTGCGTTGTATGTGTCCATGTCTTGTCATATGCGTGGCGTACGAGCTCAGGCCCCTTGCGGCGGGCTGCTCTACACGTTCTCTGCACGAACTTACGCGTATGCGGGCGTCGCGAGAGGGGCGTGAGCGTAGAGGTGTCCGATGTGTACTACCTGGTAGAAAGTCAGATTCGTGGCCGTAGCGGTCTACGGAGAAACTGGTCGAAATCGCGCTTCCCTAACAGGGGGTTAGGGGTTC
This genomic window contains:
- a CDS encoding Fic family protein; the protein is MEQPRQPAGRPDGGQYGALPPRPEADLDFRAAAPAAWPALTFEDVDWRLSPELEGVVPAYQVARLEARPYQSAVPARIADLDPLVALPATSIEAVSAAAVEISAFDREASALPVPMPTVLLRTESASSSQIEHLTANSRNLAVAALGETAGQNAELVADNASAMTRALDSDGPVTRDQILEIHRVLMERSDPDIAGQFRREPVWIGSPNLSPHGADFIAPRWERIDVCVDDLAAFAARTDVNGLVQAAIVHAQFETIHPFADGNGRTGRAIVHTLLRDAGYTQHATVPISSGLLGDVDGYFRALSAYRDGDPAPIVDTFAASTLRAVANGRTLAAQTSSIHEQWKARIKARSDSGAWRLADHLFAQPVVNSTHVARFLGSSPQGAFNAINTLVEAGVLTQSSRDRRNQLWQAKDVLDVMDEFAARAQRRVR
- a CDS encoding helix-turn-helix domain-containing protein, translating into MAIKTSTTVELEEALGKQIRRARLRLDIDQATLADRASISVGALRNLEAGKGARLTTLVRVLRSLDLEDWLLTLEPEPEIGPLDRLRGIDQVVEPKRASKKKARTVTSDKSAKPVTYRLTPNSHPSDKVRG
- a CDS encoding type II toxin-antitoxin system HipA family toxin, whose amino-acid sequence is MADYTHVDLLGIHAWGRRVGVLTASERARGAYVFQYDPDWLTTSIELAPLLMARGAGTGRGRDTFLFPTDQYNDITFKGLPPMLADSLPDAFGNTLIDAALREGGIDGEATALDRLAYMGSRTMGALTFEPAGDPPADPATAIDLRELVETARATVSGDLSTEDGTSAALKHLLQVGTSAGGARPKAVVAFNPDTVELRAGNIDLDVPGFQQWLLKFDGVGKRTSTSTGQRLGDPRGYTRIEQAYYLMARAAGLNVPETALLEEGGRAHFMIRRFDRTDTDERLHQQSLCGLTGLDFNLQPDEAGRGNRYEDYFATLTRMGVDSDADRREAFRRLVFNVLASNNDDHTKNFAFLMDSTGAWSLAPAYDLTYSYSPESLWVSSHLMSVGGKRAGITRRDLMDFADRQDVPGAASIIDQVEDAVAHWDVQAAEAGVSAANVAMVGDRLDAVTAEARA
- a CDS encoding recombinase family protein; its protein translation is MLIGYARVSTVDQDVTAQRNALTALGVAEADIYVDHGLTGTNRARPELEKALAAVRAGDTLVVTKLDRLARSLPDARDIVDELTRKQVALSLGGSVHDPNDPVGRLLFNVLGMVAEFEADLIRARTREGMAVAKAKGRLKGRKPKLTAAQRKHLVEMHATGEHTQGELAELFNIGRATVYREIEREKRRKIDAGETVVFDTDPGKAAERVAAARAAS
- a CDS encoding RES family NAD+ phosphorylase gives rise to the protein MKVPQKPGALSFEPADLMTYDGPLWRIVRTTGLYTHAWNDGRAWGPLPAMRWDPHHPPASGQPDRAVLYMATTVKAAVAEAWARKRRIDVRTGSPIVVRATPAQPLDLLDLTGDWPIRNGGGASLPHAPLPVCRTWARAILDARPDLDGLYSSSTMTGVNVTLFPAGIAKLPSSPDMAAPAIDVKVRALLEAIASEIGYVSDARPAPGPSGQ
- a CDS encoding TIGR04255 family protein, with protein sequence MANREHFRPFTGASGRKIELANPPLALVLVQIRWPEHARLARDFETLALDFGARLEDFPLFERRNEQGIEITPQGVRQFSGDSAFQWQTIDEVWTVSLTRHFVTVHCIRHAGYGFGELKAHLERVVGLVSDVLQVKSVNRVGLRYVNRLSSPTVLARLHEAFKPEVLGYSRLQCGEDVALAQTMSQALYEVDDVKLQSRSGTLGPGQTVDPSVAPLTDESWVLDIDASVERKAIFDASEIMATVSRLADVDYDFFTLVVEEGAEAILEGAD
- a CDS encoding tyrosine-type recombinase/integrase; translation: MREQSLVNYRSAVKRIIATAGDAPLHDLTPSKLGALMREAYEGVPTSHRLAQTVVVAAMRRALADGVIDRDPTAGLRAAPPKRRPAPRALTPDQLRILILCLMERATDMDGNTIRFPSTESDAAVLQQSIGARVGEVLALRWSDITFDEDAVIVSISGTVVSAVRGGARRQDMAKTSRGNRTVRTKNSTVRNMLERRRTQAGPEKIRVFSGEKGGWLSPHTVHATWRKRLADTELAGWTPHALRSTYVTNRALQGVPMEKVAAAVGHGEVATTRKYYAAVDPNRIVDAD
- a CDS encoding helix-turn-helix transcriptional regulator, whose amino-acid sequence is MDTYNAHALSEPLLDTRGAAALLHLSPRTLEGWRADPRKQPEHGAPPHLRLSRGAIRYRPSDIQAWLDRVAVA